In Trichomycterus rosablanca isolate fTriRos1 chromosome 25, fTriRos1.hap1, whole genome shotgun sequence, the sequence ATGGTATGAAGCCTCGTTGGTGTGCAGCTTCGATAGGTCACGGTTAGCCGTCGCCGACTGCCGCTCAGAGGAATTTGGTGAGATGAGGGCACTGAATAGAAGTGGCAGTCGTGGTGTAATTCATCCCAGTTTATTACGGGATGGATGAACGGTGTCAGTTCTgagcgtctgtgtgtgtgtgtgtgtgtgtgtgtgtgcagctctGGAGGACAGACTCCTCGGCGTGACCTGGAGAAGGTGCTGACGGGAGAAGAGAAGTAAGTCGTGCTGCACCCACACCCTCACCTCCTGCTCCACACTCGTTTGTCCGTCGTCGTGATTGTCCGTTTCTCGTTTTCTCTCAGAGCGCTGAGGCCCGGCGAGCCCGGGTTCTGCGCCAGGGCGCGGGTGCCCATGCCCTCCAACAAAGACTACGTGGTGCGTCCTAAGTGGAACGTGGAGTCGGAATCGAGCCGGGTGAGTGCCGGAACCCGCACGTACACGTGGCTGGGCGTGGTCCGATTATTTGAGAGGTTTTCAGTGAGGCGTGGTTTTGATCAGACGCTCTGGTCCGACTGTTAGAGGGGGTGTAAGAAGGGCATCGGCCTGCTGGAGAAGCACAAGAGGCGCTTCATTGAGCAGAGGAAGCAGCGGCGCATTCAAGGGGCTGTGAAGATCAGCGTGGAGGGAAACCATATGCCCCTGTAGCGCTGATCTGGCCTGCAGGGGGCAGTAAGTGCTGCATGGATGGAGGATGTGCTGTGGCTTTACTGACGCTCCTCCTGGCTGGAGTGCGGGTGCCGGGCGACTGGCGTGTACGCTAACCGTGTGGCGTGGGCTCTATAGCTCAAAACTCGCTAGATTATTGATTTTCTGTATTGATTATAGATCAGAAACATGATGAGCGCGGGTCCGGCTTCACACGGCCTTCGTTTCCTAAACCGTACTCACCACCTAACGCTGATTACACACaatgtatataattatacattatacacatacTGTAGATTCACTGTAATAACTTTGATGTTGCATTAtactttgtgtttgtttgtgtttgtgtgtgtgtgtgtgtgtgtttgtttgtgtgtgtgtttgtgtgtgtgtttgtttgtgtgcgtgtgtgtgtttgtgtgcgtgtgcgtgtttgtgtgtgtgtgtgtgtttgtgtgtgtgtgtgtgtgtgtgtttttgtttgtgtgtttgtgtgtttgtgtttgtgtgtttgtgtgtgtgtgtttgtgtgtgtgtgtttgtgtgtgtgtgtgtgtgtgtgtgtgtgtgtgtgtgtttgtgtgtgtgtttgtttgtgtgtgtgtttgtgtgcgtgcgtgtgcgtgtttgtgtgtgtgtgtttttgtttgtgtgtgtttgtttgtgtgtgtgtgtgtttgtgtgtgtgtgtgtgtttgtttgtgtgtgtgtgtttgtttgtgtgtgtgtgtgtgtttgtgtgtgtgtgtgtttgtgtgtgtgtgtttgtgcgtgtgtgtgtttgtgtgtgtgtgtgtttgtgtgtgtgcgcgtgtgtgtgtgtgtgtgtttgtgtgtgtgtttgtgtgtgtgtgtttgtgtgtgtgtgtgtttgtgtgtgtgtgtgtgtgtgtgtttgtttgtgtgtgtgtgtttgtttgtgcgtgtgtgtgtgtttgtgtttgtgtgtgtgtgtgtgtgtttgtgcgtgtgtgtgtttgtgtgtgtgtgtgtttgtgtgtgtgcgcgtgtgtgtgtgtgtgtgtttgtgtgtgtgtttgtgtgtgtgtgtgtgtttgtgtgtgtgtgtttgtttgtgtgtgtgtgtttgtgtttgtttgtgtgtgtgtgtgtgtgtttgtgtgcgtgtgtttgtgtgtgttgtgtttgtgtgtgtttgtgtgcgtgtgtttgtgtgtgttgtgtttgtgtgtgtgtgtgtgtgtgtgtgtggtcataaCGATTCTCATGTCCTGTCCTCTGTGCTCCTGCAGCAGGGTTCGATGAGGAAGGGCGTGTCACGGGTAGATAAACAGATGAGACGATTCGCCGACATCCGCCGCCTCACCAAGCCGGGTCACGCGGTGAAGATCAGCGTAGAGGGCAACCGCATGCCCCTCTGATACCCCCCCTGATACCCCCCCTGTGGGTGgatgtttatttgtgttttatttttgatatAGAGGTGGAGGTGTGGAGCGGATGTATGATACTGCTGTACGCTGCAGGAGGGGCGGAGCTGCACGTCTTTAATATAGCTGTAATAACCTGACGTGAAGCCCCGCCCTCCTACAGGTGTAACTTTGCTAATAAAGACTTGACGCTTTCTTTTATTCTGATGCTTTATTGTGCAGGTTTGTTTTCGGGGGGGTCTAACGTGTGTCTTAAATACTGAGCCGCTGTCACTTCTGTCTGGTGTCTGATATTAGAGGCGTCTGAGGAACGCAGGAACCTTTAAACTCTTCAATTAATCGGACACATTAATCGGAGGGTTGTGGGTTTTAATTCCAtgctaccactgttgggcccttgagcgaggccttTAACACCCTCCAGGAGTactgtttaaaaacaagaaacaattgtactgtacatgtgtagttTTATATGTGACAGTTAAacctagattattattattaggttaaaaggtttttattattatatttattattattagagctactacttttgttattattgttattgtaggTAGTACTACGTATATTAATtggtaatattatttttatcatagttattacttattattattaatcattttgtagcttttattaatgcattattatagtattatttttTCATATATTATCGTTAAACTTATAGTTAAtactattaatatattaatacattattatcgGGAGTAACACGTGGTGTCAGTAACTGTTCACCGtcactaggtggcgccaaagaccagcagttcaatttaattcaaatataattcAGCCGCAGTTTGATCTGATCACACTGGTGCGGTTCAGAGAGTCAGAATCACAGCGACCTGGACCATCACATCCACACAGAGCATCCCGTGTCCTGCCAGTGGGTGTGATGGTAccaaaaaacacatcacaggGACAAACACATCCCCGTCACACCCAGGGGCAAATTCAAGCGGAGAGTCCACCTGATTACTTTCTACATCTTCCAAATGAATCATGTgttggtgtccatatacttttgacaaAGTAGATCATTTCGAGAAACTCAAAACAAAACCGGCACAAATATAATGCTGTACTCTGTCAGACcagaactatgtggacaccgtTTCTAATGATCGAGTTCAAGCATTTCAGTTCTAAGCATTTCGTCCACACCACGtgtttaaagataaataaataaaatcacttatttaaaaataaacttttGAACGTTTCTggctttgtgacaacagtttggggaatctCCTCTCCTGTTCCAGGGTAAATGTGCTCTGAAGGAGCTCCAGTGGTTTGACAGGTTCGTCCTGGACCTCAGTTTTAATAGAagaactttgggatgaattggaatgttgatcgCAAGGCAGGAATTCTGGACTGATATCACTCCCAGCATTTCCTAAAGAGTggtggctgttatagccacaaaagggaggggtgtccacatacttttggctatttgGTGTCCTCGTCCTTAAGCTGTGTGTACATTTTGGATCTCGGTTGTAGAGAGAATGAAgaaggtgagagagagagagtgagagaggagGAAGgaggagcgagagagagagttaggaggagagagagaggatggtGGGGAGGTGATGATCGAGGCAGGTGCATTTTCAGTTCTCCTCCTGAACAAGAATCAGTTCCTGCCCGGGTTCCTCCTCTGGTTGAAGCTCGGTTTCTATCTGCTTCCTACTCAGACTGAAACTTGGTTCCTTCCTGGTTCCTCCTCTGGCTGAAGCCCGGTTCCTTCTTGGAAAGAAGCTCGATTTTTGCCCAGTTCCTTCTCTAAACAGAGATCAGTTCTTGCTTGGTTCTCTCTCTGATTAATGCTCGGTTCCTCCTCTAAAAGAAGCTCGGTTCCTGCCCGGTTCCTCCTCTGACTGAAACCCGGTTCCTCATCCTGGTTGCTGTCAGGATGAAGATGACGACGACGGTTGCTCCGGTTCTTCCCTGGTTCCTCCTGTGGGTTCTTCTCCAGCTTTCCATCACCTCTTCCTTCTCACAGTCCCACAATGAGACGGAGCCGGTGGTTCTGGAGGGGAAATGTCTGGTGGTGTGTGATTCGAACCCGTCCTCGGACGGCGGCGTCACCTCCTCGTTCGGGATCTCGGTGAGGGCGCCGGGGGCCAAGGTGGCGTTCTCGGCTGTGAGAGGAACCAACCACGAACCGTCCGAGATGAGCAACAAGTCCATGACCATCTACTTCGACCAGGTAGGTTTACACGTTCTATCAGagctttattattcagtcaTTTTTACCCCTGCATTCATCCCGGTCCTGGTCCAGGTGAGTCCGGAGTCTCTCAGAGAACACAAGCTGCCAGTCACTAACACATctcacactcattcacttttATTCATTAGTCACtattccaacaagctcatgctcaggtgtccagatactttagaCCACACAGTGTTTGCTGGTGTCCGTATATTTCTGATCGTTATCGTTTCCTCCTGCAGGTTCTCGTCAACATCGGGAACCATTTTAACCTGAAGTCCAGCGTGTTCCAGGCTCCCAGACGCGGCATTTACAGCTTCAGCTTCCACGTGGTCAAGGTCTACAACCGACAGACCATTCAGGTGAGATGGCATAAATCAACCAATCAGAGATCTGTACATTAGTCAACTAAACAGAGATCCATACATCAATCAACCAattaaccaaaataaataaTCGTTCATCGTTAGTACAAtcaagagtttagggaaggtcatttTTCCCAGCTTCATGAAGACATGGGTTGAGAGGTCGGGCAGTTCCTGATCTCCCAGATGCTCTTGTGACCGGATcaacacaaattcctacagacacactccaaaatcttctgTTCAGAAGTTTTCTTTGACTGATTGACGATTCTCACATGAAGTTTTAGGactgtggtagctcagtggttagggtactggactagtaattagaaggaaagttgcagctgttgggcccctgtgcaaggcccttaaccctcaactgctcaaaattatgttcagttataattgtaagtcgttttgAATGAAAGCGTCTGaacaaatgtgtgtttgtttggagtgtgagtttggaacacagtggtgagccgcCAGTATTAAACCCCTGACCTGTTACCGTGTCGACCGCAGGTGAACCTGATGCACAACGAGTACGCGGTGATCTCGGCCTTCGCGGGGGACCAGGACGTGACCCGGGAGGCGGCGAGTAACGGCGTCCTGCTGCTGCTGGAGCGAGAGGATCGACTCTACCTGAAGCTGGAGAGAGGAAACCTGATGGGCGGATGGAAGTACTCCACCTTCTCCGGCTTCCTCGTCTTCCCGCTCTGAATCCTCGGGTCCGCGCACCGCCAATCCCGCCGCCCTGCACGCTGTAATGTTTACGTCTCTGACACACGGGGTAATACGGGGTAAATGGGTACGGGGCAGGTTGTAAACCCTGGTACCGCAGCGCCACACGTTAAATCATCCTGGTTTGTTACTTACACTTACAGCAGGTGGGAGTTTGTCCACAAGTGGGTGCTGTTGGCACCGTgtgtaaaaacaacaaacaaatctggactaaatgctaataaataatgtttaaaaacccGGTAACACATGGttgagttttttgtttttggggCGTGTCCTGCCCACCAGTCCTGGATGATCGGCTGGTccgagggtctctgtgcagcggcatcgatcagccagcagagggcgtaattgcagccgttatgaggaatcccctacGGCGGAGTTATACCCTCCTCATAACGGCTGTAGTtacgccccctgctggctgatcgatgccgctgcacagagacagatGAAGGAGATTGGATTGGTTAGACTGATTGGACCggcggggattcgaaccccagacCCCGTGGGTTGCGATGTACCGCTGCGTCCCCGTATTAAATACGTTTGCTTtgatctaagtgtgtgtgtcctgtcatATGCTCCTGACCAGCGTGTCCTCTCGTCTCCACCGCGCCtccgtctgggtccttttttgATGTCCGCCCCCCATGTGGGACCCACGCTGAGGTGCAGAACCGACCCAATCTGtgcctcccacacacacacacggcataCAGAGGAGCGGATCGGGCCCCGGGCCCCGCAGGCTCACGTCGAGTTGCCCTTTCCTGAAGAAAGGGACAGCATGCATCGGTGGAATAAAACCCTCGGCCGGGAGTTTGGCTCCTGCGGGATGCCTGCTGCTTCCTGTTCTGCTGCACCGTGCGGGTACCGCGGAGGGGATTAGGACGGGCGAGCAGGTCCGAAATGTTTAATCACCCGCCGGGTCGGGGACATGCACACTCGCTCGAGCCGAATAAAACAAAGAGACAGttccgagttcgaatctcagctctgttactggtcagctgggcgccccctagtgcctACACCGGACGATATTGACCACTAGTCTACCGGGTGGAAAAAGACGGGACCaaaaaaagtgggtggggtcatCGGGACCTTGGTTAGTAGCGCGTGACTCTCGGTGCACGAGACCGACCTCATCGGGAGAACCTCCTCTCATGGAGATCCTACAGCGCACGTAGAGCTCTAAAACAAATCTAATCACCTGACCTGGTGTACACGGTGCGAGTGTTTAATATCCAGCGTGTGCAGCTCTTACCGGGACGTTTTGCTCCCGTCGCGACTCCAGAGAGCGTTTAATATCACGGCGGATCACGGTCCAGATCTGTAATTGGTTTGGGGAGAGGTTCTCCTCACTAATGTGCTCCTGTGAGAAGCTTCTGAACGTTCCTCTCGTTCCTCTCTCATTAGAACGAGCTCACATGCTGACGGAGGATAAATGTGAGGAACACGCAGAACGCTGAGTAGCTTCACACACTCATTAAAACCCCCCGTCTCCATTACTGTCATcatgctgcacacacacactgatacagaTCTGGGGGGGGTTTAaagcttattttattattattattattttaatggctTTGTGCCTGGGATGTCGTGGACATGCTCCTGAACGTTTATAGGAACAAatccaaatgttttttttattattaattttaaattataatataagcCAGTGCCATTTCAAGCACGATGAGGCAACTCACTGAGTTCTGACTGGTGGATGATTGATTTACAAGCTCGTTAGTCAACAAATCTGGGAAATGAATGCTGGTTGCAGGTGGAAGATCATGCATCACCATGCACATTAATGTCCAGATGAATGCTTGTGGTgctggaataggatgtccacatagttttggtgtTAAAAACCTTGATTGGGTTCTTGGCTCTTTTGACAGAATTGAAAGAGGTTGTTTAATGCACCAGTTCCACAGGCAGCAAACCAGCCACCggcatgatactaccaccaccatgcttcataGCAGGTAGAAGTGATGTTGGCTTTGAACGCAGCACCTTTTGTTTTCAGAATCAGTTCAGTATATTTGATCAAAATtatgaaatgcaaaaaaaaccaaacaattgtaaatataaatacacgttatggccgaaagtattcggacgtcCCAGAATAGAGCGtcatctatgtgatcttttcagctagaataaCAGCAGCTTAACTGAGAaccttctcacaagactgaattatgtctgtgtatgggaatttgtgcccgttccaCAGTACAACAGTGCACTCCCATGACCTGGTCTGATCCAGATAGAATCAAGCTTATCCTATCAGaatcacacacaccaaataaTTTCCTTTTCATTTGTGATATATTTTGATTCTCAGCTCGTTTTATCCATCAGTTGGAAGATTGTCAGTTTAAATCCAGactcactgttgggcccttgagcgaggcccttaaccctgtttgctccaggggagacgtatgatggctgaccctgtcctctgaccccaacttccaaacaagtgtagatgtaaaaatgataaacaaagtcgttcttctttattttaaagtgAGTATTTTATTGCCCCCCTGACATCAGCTGCTGTGTTTCCTGACTCGCTCTCATCCTCGTCACGTCCTCTTCTCATATTTATTTCAAACCCAACATGTTCCACCATCTGCCCCCGCGGCCCCGGTGGACTCGCTCCGAGTCTCCGTGAGTCGGAACATTAAAGTAAAACTGCGGCGCTGCGACGCTCTGTAAGATTCACGACTCCCGGAGAGGAGCTTAAACGAGGGCCGATCCAGATGTGGCCCCG encodes:
- the cbln2a gene encoding cerebellin-2a, with protein sequence MKMTTTVAPVLPWFLLWVLLQLSITSSFSQSHNETEPVVLEGKCLVVCDSNPSSDGGVTSSFGISVRAPGAKVAFSAVRGTNHEPSEMSNKSMTIYFDQVLVNIGNHFNLKSSVFQAPRRGIYSFSFHVVKVYNRQTIQVNLMHNEYAVISAFAGDQDVTREAASNGVLLLLEREDRLYLKLERGNLMGGWKYSTFSGFLVFPL